A window of Thermoanaerobacterales bacterium genomic DNA:
TTCATAACGGCACCTCAATATACGGTCTACGTATAGTATGCTCGCGAGTAGAGCGTAATGCAAACACGCTGTACGTATATTTTTCTTGACAGGCATACGCGCCACGTATATACTCTTGTCAGGAGGTTTTGGAATGATTGGAGATACCATTCGAGCACTACGCAAGCAGCGAAACCTTACCCAGGTTGAATTGGCTTTGCTTTTGGGAGTTTCCCAGGCGGAGCTTAGCCGTATGGAGTGCAACAAGACGACTATCACAGTTCAAGACATTAGTAAGCTCGCCGCCGCCCTGGGCGTTCCGGTGACCGCCCTGTTTGACGGCGGAGATGAAGCACCCGGCGACGCGACCAAGACCGGTGCCGAGTAACTTCGGCACGGACTTCCTAAATCCTGCCATAAGGTCGCGAGGCGCTTGGTCCGGGGGACTTTTCTCGAAGAAATCGTAACCGGCGAGGCCTTCAAAACGGGAGGCTGGTGGCGGATGCTCCTGGCCGGCGGCCAGGCAGAGACTGCTACCTCAGCAGTGACAAAAACTCGTCCACCGAAAGGCCGGCAA
This region includes:
- a CDS encoding helix-turn-helix transcriptional regulator; its protein translation is MIGDTIRALRKQRNLTQVELALLLGVSQAELSRMECNKTTITVQDISKLAAALGVPVTALFDGGDEAPGDATKTGAE